A window of the Verrucomicrobiales bacterium genome harbors these coding sequences:
- the mutM gene encoding bifunctional DNA-formamidopyrimidine glycosylase/DNA-(apurinic or apyrimidinic site) lyase: MPELPEVEVLVRHLRDRLIGKQITELDVCRPRSIRPTDPRTFRKALTGATFESVERRGKFLLFGLKPAKPAQHAISLVGHLGMTGRMSVVGADVPLPRHVPVRLFLGKEQLIFEDTRYFGRLTLDTSPLADLGPEPLDAEFTSSYLQKALQRSSQPIKVKLLDQSLVAGIGNIYASEALFRSRISPRTPANRLNHQQLQRLTEAIRGVLEEAIRFGSTLPLDFSGEGKKDGLFYYGSSPDSAKNYEERLQVYDREGQPCYRCGTPIRRMVQAARSTFYCPGCQPTR; encoded by the coding sequence ATGCCAGAATTACCCGAAGTGGAAGTCTTGGTCCGTCACTTGCGCGATCGGCTGATCGGAAAGCAGATCACTGAGCTCGATGTGTGCCGCCCGCGAAGCATCCGACCGACCGATCCCCGGACCTTCCGAAAGGCCCTGACGGGCGCGACATTCGAAAGCGTGGAACGACGTGGAAAGTTCCTGCTCTTCGGGCTGAAACCGGCTAAACCCGCTCAACACGCCATCTCCCTGGTCGGCCACTTGGGAATGACGGGCCGTATGTCGGTCGTGGGTGCCGATGTTCCCCTGCCCCGTCATGTCCCGGTTCGCCTGTTCTTGGGTAAGGAGCAGCTTATCTTCGAGGACACCCGCTACTTCGGTCGATTGACCCTGGATACCAGCCCATTGGCTGACCTGGGACCCGAACCGCTGGACGCGGAGTTCACGAGTTCCTACCTCCAGAAGGCGCTTCAACGAAGCTCTCAGCCGATCAAGGTCAAGCTATTGGACCAAAGCTTAGTGGCCGGCATCGGTAACATCTACGCCAGCGAGGCGCTGTTTCGTTCCCGAATTTCTCCCCGAACGCCAGCCAACCGCCTCAATCATCAACAGCTCCAGCGGCTGACCGAAGCCATTCGCGGCGTTTTGGAGGAGGCCATCCGCTTCGGATCGACACTGCCCTTGGATTTCTCGGGCGAAGGGAAGAAGGATGGGCTCTTCTACTACGGATCGAGCCCGGATAGCGCGAAGAACTACGAGGAACGCCTGCAAGTCTATGATCGAGAGGGCCAGCCTTGCTACCGCTGTGGAACACCGATCCGCCGGATGGTTCAGGCCGCCCGCAGCACCTTCTACTGCCCGGGTTGTCAGCCCACAAGGTGA
- a CDS encoding UMP kinase, producing MNKNNRLKYKRILLKLSGEALGGTAGVGIDAKAVGEMANQVMEVRQLGIEVVVVIGGGNIFRGLQGSERGIERATGDYMGMLATVINSLALQDRLEKLGVETRVQSAITMSQVAEPFIRRRAMRHLEKGRVVIFGGGTGNPYFSTDTAAALRANEIGADVILKATKVDGIYDSDPKKNPKAKRYSQITYQEALMQQLKVMDSTAFSLCMDNRMPIIVFDVFKPHNLRKVVLGEKVGTLVTHAE from the coding sequence ATGAATAAGAATAATCGCCTCAAATATAAACGCATCCTCCTCAAACTCAGCGGTGAAGCCCTCGGCGGAACCGCCGGCGTGGGCATCGATGCCAAAGCCGTCGGAGAAATGGCCAATCAAGTCATGGAGGTGCGCCAACTCGGAATTGAGGTCGTGGTCGTCATCGGAGGCGGCAATATCTTTCGCGGTCTCCAGGGCAGCGAGCGGGGCATCGAGCGGGCCACGGGAGACTATATGGGCATGCTCGCCACGGTGATCAACTCGCTCGCGCTCCAGGATCGCCTGGAGAAGCTCGGGGTCGAGACGCGGGTTCAGAGTGCCATCACCATGTCCCAGGTCGCGGAACCCTTCATCCGCCGCCGCGCGATGCGCCACCTGGAAAAGGGCCGCGTGGTGATCTTCGGCGGGGGTACCGGCAATCCCTATTTCTCCACCGACACGGCGGCCGCCTTGCGTGCCAATGAAATCGGCGCCGATGTCATCCTCAAGGCCACCAAGGTGGACGGCATCTACGACAGCGATCCCAAGAAGAATCCCAAAGCCAAGCGCTACAGCCAAATCACCTACCAGGAGGCCCTGATGCAGCAGCTCAAGGTGATGGATTCGACCGCCTTTTCGCTCTGCATGGACAACCGCATGCCCATCATCGTGTTCGATGTCTTTAAGCCCCACAACCTGCGCAAGGTCGTGCTCGGCGAGAAGGTTGGCACCCTCGTCACTCACGCGGAGTAG
- a CDS encoding tyrosine-type recombinase/integrase, which produces MKTKSNSAAPCVIRRGSVQVRIYSVTRKSGIQKGVQFFQVADYTSGSRKLVSFGSLSDAKVAAERVATLMSQGETYAAGFGAEERAVFSRLTEMIRPINVPLEVAVSDYVEALTLLGGNRQRLIEAAHFFVQRNPSALPEKTVTAAVAELIQNKRALKASERYLQDLQSRLSRFATSFQTNVSTLTTPLIQCWLEELKLSPQSLKNYRTVLHLFFKFCSTRGYVHRGFNPVVDTESIRVRPSDIEIFTPDEFAKLLAAAEPNYRPCLALQGLAGLRSNEVERIEWSDIDLKTDTIVISRGVAKTASRRTIPIGKSLSLWLLGKKARTGKVWKGTHDQFYQLQCAAATTAGVKWKHNGLRHSYASYRFALVPDAGKIASELGHSPAVLHKHYREMAKQTAAESWFAVIPKQRTKKRRS; this is translated from the coding sequence GTGAAAACCAAAAGCAACAGCGCCGCACCCTGTGTCATTCGGAGAGGGAGCGTCCAGGTGCGGATCTACTCGGTCACTCGGAAGTCTGGTATTCAAAAAGGCGTCCAATTCTTTCAGGTCGCAGATTATACCAGCGGGTCTAGAAAGCTGGTCTCCTTCGGCTCCTTGTCGGATGCGAAGGTCGCCGCCGAACGAGTGGCAACGCTCATGTCTCAAGGAGAGACTTACGCAGCGGGATTCGGAGCAGAGGAGCGTGCGGTGTTCTCCCGGCTAACCGAAATGATTCGGCCAATAAATGTCCCCCTCGAAGTCGCCGTGTCAGATTACGTGGAGGCGTTAACGCTGCTCGGCGGAAATCGACAGCGTTTGATTGAGGCTGCGCATTTCTTTGTGCAACGAAATCCTTCCGCACTTCCGGAAAAGACCGTGACGGCTGCTGTCGCTGAGCTCATCCAAAACAAAAGGGCACTGAAGGCGAGTGAACGCTACTTACAGGATCTCCAATCCCGCCTCTCCCGCTTCGCAACCTCATTCCAGACGAATGTCTCCACGCTAACCACACCCTTGATCCAGTGCTGGTTGGAAGAACTCAAACTTTCCCCTCAATCGCTGAAGAATTACCGCACCGTCCTTCACCTGTTTTTTAAGTTTTGCTCCACTCGCGGCTACGTTCATCGAGGGTTCAATCCGGTGGTGGATACCGAATCTATTCGAGTCCGACCTAGCGATATCGAAATATTTACTCCTGATGAGTTCGCTAAGCTGCTAGCCGCGGCGGAGCCGAACTATCGTCCCTGCCTTGCGCTCCAGGGATTGGCTGGATTGCGTTCGAACGAAGTTGAAAGGATTGAGTGGTCGGACATAGATCTGAAGACTGATACAATTGTGATCTCTCGCGGAGTGGCTAAGACGGCAAGCCGCAGAACTATTCCGATTGGAAAGTCTCTTTCCCTATGGTTGTTGGGAAAAAAGGCTCGAACCGGAAAAGTATGGAAGGGGACACACGACCAGTTCTACCAGCTTCAGTGCGCGGCTGCGACCACCGCCGGAGTGAAGTGGAAACACAATGGTCTCCGGCACAGCTACGCCAGTTACAGGTTTGCCCTTGTGCCCGACGCAGGTAAAATAGCATCTGAACTCGGACATAGCCCCGCAGTTTTGCACAAGCACTACCGAGAGATGGCCAAACAAACCGCTGCCGAGTCTTGGTTCGCCGTAATTCCTAAGCAGCGCACCAAAAAACGCCGTTCTTAG
- a CDS encoding helix-turn-helix domain-containing protein, translating to MPIELNKHPYPSRLLTKTEVAKLIRKSTRTVEHWVNAGYLSSIRISHSVLFDYDQVIADLKKFETGSRK from the coding sequence ATGCCGATCGAGCTCAATAAGCATCCATATCCATCCCGTCTACTCACCAAGACTGAGGTGGCTAAACTCATCCGCAAATCCACCCGGACCGTTGAGCATTGGGTCAACGCTGGGTATCTCAGCTCCATCCGCATTTCCCATTCCGTTCTATTCGACTATGATCAAGTCATTGCTGATCTGAAAAAATTCGAGACGGGGTCCCGCAAGTGA